A window from Neobacillus sp. PS3-40 encodes these proteins:
- the fdhF gene encoding formate dehydrogenase subunit alpha: protein MGGKTMAEASFIKSVCGYCGTGCGLILEVQENRIVKIRGDKDAPVNKGQTCVKGSFAYEYVHAKNRLHTPLIRKSGKLVETTWEEAYQFIVEKLTKVKTTWGPRAISLFACARSTNESAYVTQKFMRTVIGSNNIDGCNRTUHAASVAGLATIFGSGSPTNTIDDFDKAEVLLLMGSNTTEAHPIIGNRIKKAAKAGLKVIVIDPRRIEMTKIAHRHLQINIGTDIALINAMIRVILKEGLCSHEFLRQFTFDLEALEKQVERYTLQYAAEITGVKAEDIEATAREYAGAGSAMIAYTLGITEHHCGVNNVFDIGNLALLTGNIGKEGSGIMPLRGQNNVQGAGDMGCLPNQLAGSMSLTNEEYRARFESEWQVPLNPEVGDTQTRTFDRIESGDVKALYVIGENPLLADVHMNHTKKLLEKLDLLIVQDIFLTETAKMADVVLPARSWGEVDGTYTNTDRRIQRVRTAVKALPNVKEDWQILCELSTRMGYPMSYNNSEEIWDEVRKLAWEMYGGISYARLDQEYSVHYPCPDESHPGTFIMHERFHQEIQPGSTKSSFVPVDYTPPLELPDEEYPFMLTTGRRYESYNTHTQTRYYAAGVKIKQTEETVDIHPDDARDLGVVDGEVVQVRSRRGELQVKVKVTEQVVPGLVFMSFHWSEVPTNILTLNEFDPISGTAEYKACAVAISRI from the coding sequence ATGGGAGGGAAAACGATGGCAGAAGCAAGTTTTATAAAATCAGTTTGTGGATATTGTGGGACAGGTTGTGGCCTAATTCTTGAAGTCCAGGAAAATAGGATTGTGAAAATTCGCGGTGACAAGGATGCGCCAGTTAATAAGGGGCAAACATGTGTTAAGGGCTCTTTTGCGTATGAATATGTTCATGCAAAAAACCGGCTTCATACACCACTGATCAGGAAATCTGGAAAACTAGTTGAAACTACATGGGAAGAGGCCTACCAATTTATTGTTGAAAAGCTAACAAAAGTTAAAACTACTTGGGGCCCAAGAGCTATTTCCTTATTCGCTTGTGCACGATCGACGAATGAATCCGCTTATGTTACACAAAAATTTATGAGAACTGTGATTGGTAGCAATAACATTGATGGATGTAACCGAACCTGACACGCAGCGAGCGTTGCCGGTCTGGCAACCATATTTGGTAGTGGTTCACCAACAAATACGATTGATGATTTTGATAAAGCTGAAGTTTTACTATTGATGGGATCTAATACAACAGAGGCACATCCGATAATTGGAAACAGAATTAAAAAAGCAGCAAAAGCAGGTCTTAAAGTTATTGTTATTGATCCAAGAAGAATTGAAATGACGAAAATTGCCCATCGGCACCTACAAATTAATATAGGTACAGATATTGCTTTGATTAACGCAATGATTCGAGTCATTTTAAAAGAAGGCTTATGTAGTCATGAGTTTCTTCGTCAATTTACTTTTGACCTCGAAGCACTTGAAAAACAAGTAGAACGATATACCTTGCAGTATGCTGCTGAAATTACAGGTGTAAAAGCAGAAGACATTGAAGCAACGGCAAGGGAATACGCTGGTGCAGGCAGTGCAATGATAGCGTATACATTAGGAATTACTGAGCATCATTGCGGTGTAAATAATGTATTCGATATTGGAAACCTCGCATTGTTAACAGGCAACATTGGAAAAGAAGGAAGCGGTATCATGCCACTTAGAGGACAAAATAATGTCCAAGGTGCCGGTGATATGGGTTGCTTGCCAAATCAATTGGCGGGATCAATGAGTCTAACAAATGAAGAATATCGGGCACGATTTGAAAGTGAATGGCAAGTACCACTTAATCCTGAAGTGGGAGATACACAAACAAGAACATTTGATAGGATCGAATCAGGGGATGTAAAAGCACTATATGTCATTGGTGAAAATCCTTTACTTGCAGATGTACACATGAATCATACGAAGAAGCTGCTGGAAAAACTTGATTTATTAATTGTTCAAGATATTTTCCTGACTGAAACTGCTAAAATGGCAGATGTAGTTCTACCTGCTCGGTCATGGGGTGAAGTAGACGGAACGTACACTAATACTGATAGAAGAATCCAAAGAGTTCGCACAGCTGTGAAGGCCCTTCCAAATGTAAAAGAGGATTGGCAAATTCTTTGTGAATTATCAACTAGAATGGGTTACCCAATGAGTTATAATAATAGCGAGGAAATTTGGGATGAGGTTAGAAAACTTGCATGGGAGATGTACGGTGGAATTTCCTATGCAAGACTTGACCAAGAATATAGTGTTCACTATCCATGCCCAGATGAAAGTCACCCTGGCACATTCATCATGCATGAAAGGTTTCACCAGGAAATTCAGCCAGGAAGTACGAAGTCATCATTTGTTCCAGTTGACTATACACCACCGTTAGAATTGCCTGATGAGGAATATCCTTTTATGTTAACAACAGGTAGAAGATATGAATCTTATAATACCCATACACAAACTCGTTATTATGCAGCGGGAGTGAAAATCAAACAAACAGAAGAAACTGTTGATATCCATCCTGATGATGCAAGAGATTTAGGGGTAGTTGATGGCGAGGTTGTACAGGTTCGTTCAAGACGTGGAGAGTTACAGGTAAAGGTAAAAGTAACGGAACAAGTAGTACCTGGGCTTGTATTCATGAGTTTTCACTGGAGCGAAGTTCCAACTAATATTCTTACATTAAATGAATTCGACCCAATATCAGGTACAGCAGAATATAAAGCATGTGCTGTTGCCATTTCACGAATTTAA
- a CDS encoding PAS domain S-box protein, with translation MYEMIGSVHPIMIMIAIGLTIMASYTALDMFILVKTSESNNRLLFLGGTFSMGIGIWAMNFMGLIAFNISHFSSFQILLLTLSIFIGIAFTGMAFVILLGKEIGFYHLIIGSLLLTLAVISIHIIGIYTMNLAITYNVGLFFLSCLFIFSLFVVSFWLLFLFKGFSKGNKAWLKPISSIIITFAIAEGHFLLKRAFLTITGEIANSSNFFDTFVFYLAVFVSILIFGGLISSSALISKKLAVSDTNLKDIKSALDESSIVAITDSKGTILYVNNKFEEISKYKKEEIVGKNHRILNSDYHPEEFYQNLWQTIGEGRVWKGEIRNRAKDGSHYWVDTTIVPFLNEKGKPYQFIAIRTAITNRKNAEEHLKETLKENIDIKFALDQSSIVAFTDAKGLITSVNDKFCEISKYSREEIIGKNHSVLNSGYHPKGFFQELWKSIGDGKVWKGEIRNKAKDGTLYWVDTTIVPFLDKNDKPYQFLAIRNDITERKKTEEILHRQDKLAAVGQLAAGVAHEIRNPLTSMKGYTEFLQLDEKDPERLEFLNIILDEIERVNTIVEDFMVLAKPRAAELEEKNVIPVIKNVISLLEFEAKKKNVHLYFDYYQEIIQIECDEGRLKQVFLNFIKNGIEAMPDGGDLHVKTYIHDHNVHISIQDTGVGIPKEKLSRLGEPFYTTKKSGNGLGLMVSFKIIESHNGKVFVESELNKGTTFNILLPSKTA, from the coding sequence ATGTATGAAATGATCGGTTCTGTTCATCCTATAATGATCATGATCGCCATAGGATTAACCATCATGGCTTCTTATACCGCATTGGATATGTTTATTTTAGTAAAAACTTCGGAAAGCAATAATCGACTTTTGTTTTTGGGTGGAACTTTTTCAATGGGAATTGGTATATGGGCAATGAATTTTATGGGGTTAATTGCATTTAATATCAGCCATTTCTCAAGTTTTCAAATTTTATTATTGACCCTATCAATTTTTATTGGGATTGCATTCACGGGGATGGCCTTCGTGATTTTGCTTGGCAAAGAAATTGGATTTTATCATTTAATTATTGGTAGTTTATTATTGACGTTAGCAGTTATTTCGATCCATATTATTGGAATTTACACAATGAATTTGGCAATCACATATAATGTAGGGTTGTTTTTTTTATCATGTTTATTCATTTTTAGTTTATTTGTAGTTTCATTTTGGCTTTTATTTCTATTTAAAGGTTTTTCAAAAGGGAATAAGGCCTGGCTTAAGCCAATAAGCTCAATTATCATTACTTTTGCAATTGCAGAAGGTCATTTTCTTTTAAAAAGAGCATTTCTGACTATTACAGGTGAAATAGCTAATAGTTCCAATTTCTTCGATACGTTCGTCTTTTATTTAGCCGTATTTGTATCAATCTTAATTTTTGGAGGTCTAATTAGTTCGAGTGCCCTAATAAGTAAAAAATTAGCGGTATCAGACACGAATTTAAAGGATATAAAATCAGCTCTTGATGAGTCATCAATTGTTGCGATTACAGATTCTAAAGGTACTATTTTATACGTGAATAATAAATTTGAGGAAATTTCCAAATATAAAAAGGAAGAAATAGTAGGTAAGAACCATCGAATTTTAAATTCCGACTATCACCCAGAGGAATTTTATCAGAACTTGTGGCAAACAATTGGTGAAGGACGTGTTTGGAAGGGTGAAATTCGTAACCGGGCAAAAGATGGTTCCCATTACTGGGTTGACACGACAATCGTCCCATTCCTTAATGAAAAAGGAAAGCCATATCAGTTTATAGCTATTCGAACAGCGATTACTAATCGAAAAAATGCAGAAGAACATTTAAAAGAAACATTAAAAGAAAATATCGATATTAAATTTGCCCTAGATCAATCCTCAATCGTTGCATTTACAGATGCAAAAGGGTTGATTACAAGCGTAAATGATAAATTCTGTGAAATATCTAAATACAGTCGAGAAGAAATAATTGGGAAAAACCATAGTGTTTTAAATTCGGGTTATCATCCGAAGGGATTTTTCCAAGAACTCTGGAAATCTATCGGTGATGGAAAAGTTTGGAAAGGTGAAATTCGAAATAAGGCTAAGGATGGAACTCTTTACTGGGTTGATACGACTATCGTTCCCTTTTTGGATAAAAATGATAAGCCATATCAATTTCTTGCCATCCGAAATGATATTACCGAACGGAAGAAAACGGAGGAAATCCTTCATCGGCAAGATAAACTAGCTGCGGTTGGCCAATTGGCTGCAGGGGTTGCACATGAAATTCGAAATCCGCTTACCTCGATGAAAGGATACACAGAATTTCTTCAATTAGATGAAAAAGACCCAGAGCGGTTAGAATTCTTAAACATTATTCTTGATGAAATTGAAAGGGTAAATACAATTGTGGAGGATTTTATGGTCTTGGCCAAACCACGAGCAGCTGAACTTGAAGAGAAAAATGTCATCCCTGTTATTAAAAATGTTATCTCCTTACTTGAATTTGAGGCAAAAAAGAAAAATGTTCATTTGTATTTTGATTACTACCAAGAAATTATCCAAATTGAATGTGATGAAGGCCGATTGAAACAAGTGTTTTTAAATTTTATTAAAAACGGAATTGAAGCAATGCCTGATGGAGGAGATTTACATGTTAAAACGTATATTCATGATCATAATGTCCATATATCCATACAGGACACTGGCGTAGGAATTCCTAAAGAAAAATTATCTAGGCTTGGAGAGCCATTCTACACAACTAAAAAAAGTGGTAATGGGCTTGGATTAATGGTCAGCTTTAAGATTATTGAAAGCCACAATGGTAAAGTTTTCGTTGAAAGTGAACTAAATAAGGGAACAACCTTTAATATTTTGTTGCCTTCAAAAACAGCTTGA
- a CDS encoding cold-inducible protein YdjO-related protein, which translates to MPIFYGKRNNKEEVEVILVDTEVYSCTDGSCIGWMRKDFVTEDLHCPMCGNVMAEEVRELPKM; encoded by the coding sequence ATTCCCATTTTTTATGGCAAAAGGAACAACAAAGAAGAGGTTGAAGTTATTCTTGTTGATACCGAAGTTTATTCATGCACAGATGGTTCTTGTATTGGTTGGATGAGAAAGGATTTTGTAACGGAAGATCTGCATTGCCCGATGTGCGGTAATGTGATGGCCGAAGAGGTAAGGGAACTTCCTAAAATGTAA
- the narI gene encoding respiratory nitrate reductase subunit gamma — MNYFENLFWVAFPYIMLTMFVVGHIYRYNVDQFGWSAKSSEFLEKDKLKWGSILFHYGIIFVFFGHVAGVLVPLVVYNTLGITEHMYHLGAVWIGGLAGIATIIGVLLLMIRRFTVKRIFVNSTYRDVIVLILLTLTIFSGFFNTIWYTGRGVAFEYRETISPWFRGILYLDPMPGLMTRIPFGFKIHVVSAFLLFGIWPFTRLVHVWSLPLEYLGRRYVVYRAVHTRRALMMQTNRTKK; from the coding sequence ATGAATTATTTTGAAAACCTTTTCTGGGTCGCTTTCCCTTACATTATGCTTACGATGTTCGTTGTTGGACATATTTATAGGTATAATGTGGATCAATTTGGCTGGTCAGCTAAGTCAAGTGAATTCCTAGAAAAAGACAAGTTGAAATGGGGTAGTATCCTTTTCCATTATGGGATAATCTTTGTATTCTTTGGCCATGTAGCAGGTGTATTGGTTCCATTAGTTGTGTACAACACTTTAGGAATCACCGAGCACATGTATCATCTGGGTGCTGTCTGGATTGGGGGATTGGCAGGAATAGCAACCATCATTGGGGTATTACTTTTAATGATAAGAAGGTTTACTGTTAAACGTATCTTTGTTAACAGCACCTATCGTGATGTTATCGTGCTCATCTTGTTAACGCTTACTATTTTTTCAGGCTTTTTCAATACCATCTGGTATACAGGAAGAGGTGTCGCATTTGAATATCGCGAAACCATTAGCCCATGGTTTCGAGGTATCCTTTACCTTGACCCAATGCCAGGACTCATGACAAGGATTCCATTTGGTTTTAAAATTCATGTTGTTTCTGCCTTCCTTCTATTTGGAATTTGGCCGTTTACAAGACTTGTTCATGTCTGGAGTCTTCCATTAGAATACTTAGGTCGCCGTTATGTTGTATATAGGGCTGTTCATACGAGACGAGCATTAATGATGCAAACAAATCGAACAAAAAAATAA
- the narJ gene encoding nitrate reductase molybdenum cofactor assembly chaperone: MDDYQRIFRLASILLQYPDKEWMDTEEFYEEIGMIENKLVKILYKEFMNYLVDVPYFELCKTYTQTFDFSDKTTLYLTYPVFGENIDRGKGLLKLKDEFSGAGFPLESDELPDYFPLILEFCSLAPIEAVHKMLLIHRKAIDQLLKELTLAENPYQFILQGCIQEIETILSNQKAS; this comes from the coding sequence ATGGATGATTATCAACGAATTTTTAGACTTGCATCGATTTTGTTGCAGTATCCTGACAAAGAATGGATGGATACAGAAGAGTTCTATGAAGAGATTGGAATGATTGAAAATAAGTTAGTAAAAATATTATACAAAGAGTTCATGAACTATTTAGTAGACGTACCTTATTTTGAATTATGTAAGACATATACCCAAACATTTGATTTTAGCGATAAAACAACCCTGTATCTCACATATCCTGTCTTTGGTGAAAATATTGACAGGGGAAAAGGGCTGCTTAAATTAAAGGATGAATTTTCTGGAGCAGGGTTTCCCTTGGAGAGTGATGAACTTCCGGACTACTTTCCATTAATCTTGGAATTCTGTTCGCTTGCACCTATCGAAGCAGTTCATAAAATGTTATTGATTCACCGCAAAGCAATTGATCAGCTTTTAAAGGAATTGACACTCGCAGAAAATCCATATCAATTTATTCTTCAGGGATGTATTCAAGAAATTGAAACAATTTTAAGCAATCAAAAGGCTTCATAA
- the narH gene encoding nitrate reductase subunit beta translates to MRIKAQFGMVMNLDKCIGCHTCSVTCNNTWTNRQGAEYMWWNNVETKPGVGYPKEWENQEKHKGGWLLKDGKPELRAGGRFSKLLNIFYNPDLTKLDEYYEPWTYDYENLINSPESNYQPVARPKSQITGEYMDIKWGPNWEDDLAGVYKTGKDDPNLRGIEEKVKFEFEQTFMMYLPRICEHCLNPTCVSSCPSGAIYKREEDGIVLVDSDACRSWRFCMTGCPYKKVYFNWKTHKAEKCIFCFPRIEAGLPTVCSETCTGRIRYIGIVFYDMDKVAEAASVTDEKDLYEAQLGIFLDPHDPNVIEEARKAGYREDWIEAAQRSPIYKLAVEQRIALPLHPEYRNLPMVWYIPPLSPIMSAFEGGLDGISPHVVYPAIDQLRIPVEYLANLLTAGDSEVIRKVLKKMVAMRSFMRSENLGKQPDKSILDAVGMTEDRIREMYRLSAIAKYDERYVIPSSHREDAANTYLGQGTVGYDFMEGCSECSVNPNMPGDYKFGEDYWGKING, encoded by the coding sequence TTGAGGATTAAAGCGCAATTTGGCATGGTTATGAATCTTGATAAGTGTATTGGTTGTCATACCTGTAGTGTTACCTGCAACAATACATGGACAAACCGTCAGGGTGCAGAATACATGTGGTGGAATAATGTTGAAACAAAACCGGGTGTTGGGTATCCAAAGGAATGGGAAAATCAAGAAAAACATAAAGGCGGCTGGTTGTTAAAGGATGGAAAACCTGAACTAAGAGCAGGCGGGAGATTTTCAAAGCTACTAAACATCTTTTATAACCCTGATTTAACGAAGTTAGATGAGTATTATGAACCTTGGACATATGATTATGAAAATTTAATTAACAGTCCAGAAAGTAATTACCAACCAGTAGCCCGTCCAAAATCCCAAATAACAGGGGAGTACATGGACATTAAATGGGGACCGAACTGGGAGGATGATTTAGCGGGGGTTTATAAGACAGGGAAAGACGACCCAAATTTGCGAGGAATCGAGGAAAAAGTAAAATTTGAGTTTGAACAGACGTTTATGATGTATTTGCCCAGAATTTGTGAGCATTGTTTAAATCCAACTTGTGTCTCTTCTTGCCCGTCAGGTGCTATATATAAGCGAGAAGAGGATGGTATTGTTTTAGTTGATTCAGATGCCTGCCGCAGCTGGCGATTTTGTATGACGGGCTGTCCATATAAAAAGGTTTACTTTAACTGGAAAACGCATAAAGCTGAAAAATGTATTTTTTGTTTTCCGCGGATTGAAGCAGGACTTCCAACAGTTTGTTCTGAGACTTGTACCGGAAGAATTCGATATATTGGTATTGTATTTTATGATATGGACAAGGTTGCTGAAGCCGCTTCTGTTACAGATGAAAAAGATTTATATGAGGCACAGTTGGGTATTTTTCTAGACCCCCATGACCCTAATGTAATCGAAGAGGCAAGAAAAGCAGGCTACCGAGAGGATTGGATTGAAGCCGCACAAAGATCACCAATCTATAAACTTGCAGTTGAACAAAGGATTGCCTTACCACTCCATCCAGAATACCGTAATTTACCGATGGTATGGTATATACCGCCACTTAGCCCAATAATGAGTGCCTTTGAAGGTGGACTTGATGGTATTAGTCCTCATGTCGTATATCCTGCTATTGATCAACTTCGAATTCCAGTTGAATATTTGGCAAATCTATTAACCGCTGGAGATTCGGAAGTGATTCGGAAAGTATTAAAGAAAATGGTGGCTATGCGTAGTTTTATGAGATCAGAAAATTTGGGTAAGCAGCCAGATAAAAGTATTCTGGATGCTGTTGGAATGACAGAAGACAGGATACGTGAGATGTACCGACTGTCCGCAATCGCAAAGTATGACGAGCGCTATGTCATTCCATCTTCTCATCGTGAGGATGCTGCCAATACGTATTTAGGACAGGGAACTGTAGGGTATGATTTTATGGAAGGATGTTCAGAGTGCTCTGTAAATCCAAATATGCCAGGGGATTATAAATTTGGTGAGGATTATTGGGGGAAAATAAATGGATGA
- a CDS encoding nitrate reductase subunit alpha, with amino-acid sequence MDRKRSPLMKKLKFFGQTEDITNHAVLSPMDRETEKVYRRRWQHDKTVRTTHGVNCTGSCSWKVHVKDGIIAWETQQTDYPSTGPNMPEYEPRGCPRGASFSWYTYSPLRVRYPYIRGALLKLWREELEKTKDPVKAWREITTNPDKSKRYKQARGKGGLVRSSWKELNELISAALIYSIQEFGPDRIFGFSPIPAMSMVSYAAGARFLSLIGGSLLSFYDWYADLPPASPQVWGEQTDVPESSDWYNSSYLLVWGSNVPQTRTPDAHFMVEARYRGTKVVAVSPDYAEFVKFADNWLPVRAGMDGALGMAMTHVILKEFYVDKETEYFIDYAKKFTDLPFLVKLKPYGDQFISSTFLRASEINPTIANGDWKTVVWDQNKNQFAFPNGTIGHRWEDKGNWNLHLNDTEQDYKDIKPLLTILGNEDKIVPVAFSQFEEESTVILKRSVPVKSFEQNGETVYFTTVFDLMLSKFGISRGLEGDFPKDYDDPKPYTPAWQEALTGVDRKLAAQIAREFAQNAVDSKGRSMIIMGSGINQWYHADATYRTVLNLVLLTGSQGVNGGGWAHYVGQEKVRPLEGFSAIAMARDWGGPPRLHTGTSFFYFVTEQWKYDDQSMVDQVSPLVDKPRYNHGADYNYLGTRLGWTPSYPQFDKNPIKMVGESGLTDKDEIVRSIVKDVKEGNTKFAIQNPEDPKTFPKVMFVWRGNLIGSSSKGHEYFLKHLLGTHNGVLGEQNTELKTEEIEWGEDSAEGKLDLMINMDFRMVSSGLFSDIVLPAATWYEKYDISSTDMHPFIHPFNPAIAAPWESRSDWDTFKSIANTFSEMAEKYFKEPIQDIVATPLLHDSRDEISEACAFGKIPDWLHGEQEPVPGQNFPRLHIVERDYPKVYDKFISIGPMVKEKIGAHGIGWSAKEEYEKLKEIIGKATTTKEYKDHPSILTGRDAAEAILSLSSSTNGSLAMKGWDVLEKKTGQKLKDLAEERAEEHLSFNDITAQPRQVISTPVFSGTETGGRRYSPFTTNVERLVPWRTLTGRQHFYLDHEMMLEFGEEFPEFKPPLRKAAFKTGDNVPSGMGKEISLRYLTPHFKWSYHSTYFDNLLMLTLFRGGPTIWLNRDDAEEAGITDNDWLQIYNRNGVVVARAVVTHRLPKGVSYMYHVQERHINVPGSPITKQRGGTFNSPNRIYMKPTHMIGGYAQLSYGFNYYGPCGSQRDEKVVICKLDRNEVNWLED; translated from the coding sequence ATGGATCGTAAACGAAGCCCACTAATGAAAAAGCTAAAATTCTTTGGGCAGACAGAAGATATTACCAATCATGCTGTTCTATCTCCAATGGATAGGGAAACAGAAAAGGTCTATCGGAGAAGATGGCAACATGATAAAACGGTTCGAACGACACATGGAGTAAACTGCACAGGTTCTTGTAGCTGGAAGGTCCATGTCAAGGATGGAATTATCGCATGGGAAACACAGCAGACCGATTATCCATCAACAGGCCCGAATATGCCGGAATATGAACCAAGAGGCTGCCCAAGAGGAGCGAGTTTTTCATGGTACACATATAGCCCACTTAGAGTTCGTTACCCCTATATTCGAGGAGCATTATTAAAGCTTTGGAGAGAGGAACTTGAAAAAACTAAGGACCCTGTAAAAGCTTGGCGTGAAATCACAACAAATCCAGACAAATCGAAAAGATATAAGCAAGCGCGAGGAAAAGGCGGGCTTGTTCGGTCAAGTTGGAAAGAATTGAACGAATTAATTAGTGCAGCATTAATCTATTCCATCCAAGAATTTGGTCCAGATCGTATTTTCGGATTTTCACCAATTCCGGCGATGTCCATGGTGAGCTATGCTGCTGGTGCTAGATTTTTATCCCTAATCGGAGGTTCATTACTAAGTTTTTATGATTGGTACGCTGATCTTCCACCTGCATCACCACAAGTTTGGGGAGAACAAACCGATGTTCCAGAAAGTTCAGATTGGTACAATTCCTCTTATCTGCTTGTATGGGGCTCAAATGTTCCGCAAACAAGGACACCAGATGCCCATTTTATGGTTGAAGCAAGATACCGGGGGACAAAAGTCGTTGCTGTAAGCCCTGATTATGCAGAGTTTGTAAAATTTGCAGATAACTGGCTCCCCGTTCGAGCTGGAATGGACGGGGCACTTGGTATGGCAATGACACATGTTATTTTGAAAGAATTCTATGTTGATAAGGAAACAGAATATTTTATTGATTATGCAAAGAAATTTACTGATTTACCATTTTTAGTAAAATTAAAGCCTTATGGTGATCAATTCATATCAAGCACTTTTTTACGGGCAAGTGAAATCAATCCGACGATTGCTAATGGGGATTGGAAAACAGTTGTTTGGGATCAAAATAAGAACCAATTTGCCTTTCCAAATGGAACCATTGGACATAGATGGGAGGATAAAGGAAATTGGAATCTCCATCTAAATGATACTGAGCAGGATTATAAGGATATTAAACCATTGCTAACTATATTAGGAAATGAAGACAAAATTGTCCCAGTAGCATTCTCGCAATTTGAAGAAGAAAGCACAGTTATACTCAAACGGTCTGTACCAGTAAAGTCATTTGAGCAAAATGGTGAAACCGTTTATTTCACAACGGTTTTTGATTTAATGCTATCAAAGTTTGGTATTTCACGAGGTCTTGAAGGTGATTTTCCGAAAGATTACGATGATCCAAAACCATATACTCCAGCTTGGCAGGAAGCGTTGACTGGTGTAGATCGAAAACTTGCTGCTCAAATTGCCAGAGAGTTTGCACAAAATGCTGTTGATTCTAAAGGACGTTCTATGATCATTATGGGATCAGGCATTAACCAATGGTACCACGCAGATGCCACCTATCGAACCGTATTGAATTTAGTTCTACTTACTGGTTCACAAGGTGTTAATGGTGGGGGTTGGGCACATTATGTAGGCCAAGAAAAGGTACGACCACTTGAAGGATTTTCAGCCATTGCTATGGCAAGAGATTGGGGTGGACCTCCAAGACTTCATACTGGAACATCATTCTTTTATTTTGTAACAGAGCAGTGGAAATACGATGACCAATCGATGGTCGATCAAGTTTCTCCACTGGTAGATAAGCCACGTTATAATCACGGGGCTGATTACAATTATCTTGGAACGAGGCTTGGTTGGACGCCTTCTTATCCACAGTTTGATAAAAATCCAATTAAAATGGTCGGAGAATCTGGTCTTACAGATAAAGACGAGATCGTGCGATCAATTGTAAAAGATGTCAAGGAAGGAAATACAAAATTTGCCATCCAAAATCCAGAGGATCCAAAAACATTTCCCAAAGTTATGTTTGTCTGGAGAGGGAATTTAATCGGTAGTTCTTCAAAAGGACATGAATATTTTCTCAAGCATCTGCTCGGAACACATAATGGTGTTCTAGGTGAGCAAAATACTGAATTGAAAACAGAAGAAATCGAGTGGGGGGAAGACTCCGCTGAGGGTAAGCTTGATTTAATGATTAATATGGATTTTAGAATGGTTAGCTCAGGGCTCTTTTCAGATATTGTGTTACCTGCTGCCACTTGGTATGAAAAATACGATATCAGTAGTACGGATATGCATCCGTTTATTCATCCCTTTAATCCTGCTATTGCAGCCCCCTGGGAGTCGAGGTCTGACTGGGATACATTTAAGTCAATAGCAAATACATTTTCAGAGATGGCTGAAAAATATTTTAAAGAGCCTATTCAAGATATCGTTGCTACACCATTGTTACATGATTCGCGTGACGAAATTTCAGAAGCATGTGCGTTTGGAAAAATTCCTGACTGGTTGCATGGTGAACAAGAACCTGTTCCAGGTCAGAATTTTCCTCGTCTACACATTGTTGAGCGTGATTATCCAAAGGTCTATGATAAATTTATTTCGATCGGCCCAATGGTGAAGGAGAAAATTGGCGCACATGGAATTGGTTGGAGCGCAAAAGAAGAGTATGAAAAATTAAAAGAAATTATTGGAAAAGCAACCACTACTAAGGAATACAAGGATCATCCAAGTATTTTGACAGGCAGAGATGCTGCAGAAGCCATTTTATCTCTATCAAGCTCTACAAATGGTTCACTTGCTATGAAGGGTTGGGATGTATTAGAGAAAAAGACAGGTCAAAAACTTAAAGACTTGGCTGAAGAAAGAGCAGAAGAACATCTTTCTTTTAATGATATTACTGCACAACCCCGTCAAGTAATTTCTACTCCTGTTTTCAGTGGAACAGAAACAGGTGGCCGTAGGTATTCACCGTTCACGACGAATGTGGAGAGATTAGTTCCGTGGAGAACGTTAACTGGAAGACAGCATTTTTATTTGGATCATGAAATGATGCTCGAATTTGGGGAGGAATTCCCGGAATTTAAACCGCCATTAAGAAAAGCGGCTTTTAAAACAGGTGATAATGTACCGTCAGGAATGGGCAAGGAAATATCTTTACGCTATTTAACACCACATTTTAAATGGTCTTACCACAGCACGTATTTTGATAACTTACTTATGTTAACACTTTTTAGGGGAGGACCAACCATTTGGTTAAATCGGGATGATGCAGAGGAAGCAGGTATTACCGATAATGATTGGCTGCAAATTTATAACCGCAATGGAGTTGTTGTTGCAAGGGCTGTTGTAACACATAGGCTACCTAAAGGAGTTTCCTATATGTACCATGTTCAAGAACGGCATATAAATGTTCCAGGTTCGCCTATTACAAAACAACGCGGGGGTACTTTTAATAGTCCGAATAGAATCTATATGAAGCCGACACATATGATTGGTGGATATGCCCAATTAAGCTATGGCTTTAATTATTATGGACCATGTGGTAGTCAGCGTGATGAAAAAGTAGTAATTTGTAAACTTGATCGGAATGAGGTGAACTGGCTTGAGGATTAA